A region from the Acyrthosiphon pisum isolate AL4f chromosome A1, pea_aphid_22Mar2018_4r6ur, whole genome shotgun sequence genome encodes:
- the LOC100573244 gene encoding general transcriptional corepressor trfA isoform X1, which translates to MFNTIAKMTETDLKKIPFFKLLNLEAITPENDSSTACTALLWQSGPMILETNYFRCYTVIYKITFIYSPVITHCLNFKIFKNHLLAFPRNNADLVCKNNNIKTGYENFCIKKGTLKLFPFKDFDFIGKHVVCQKCCQKFASKLSYKAHVGTGICVRTYNGPNLIYLKYKNRNYRQVRKKNKRKSEEDFHGHDIKKNLLNPEMLNTLQTRNKVYSDITHQRNKVKEKPMNNSDKNNDEPSVKKPRGRPKKNIISNNVEINLKKRGRPKKLNAVTVDSSSQNDNSSSSNLDIDESEKPKNLNNCSLDDAFNNNINEDGKLQSLSSKMKYLSTKFWKLFKKECIQKGVDINKYQNPTKHQTQYNEEKKGDLSAEEKEIFLKIEELEYDFKFLSKQFQGKKEYPFNDEIKLILTKISEKRGEIKQSKLKKTDMKGSIPDEGKENIQHTLQKNDNETEIDINNINFDKNEKCIGIWINNSNTVSPTITIKMNDGCKSINRTNVDHFKKESTNQDSLKTFTVDKTPNNTNSVKNHLNDLGLNYMYNPILNCRKCRKKFTSIAEWKLHRSEHLVKLNKIFLCKVCGLKFKVYKNFTKHLNIHKKTEQKKSYDKKNLKNLVCKICNKQYDYLRSYYAHIKTHADE; encoded by the exons atgttcaaTACAAT tgcTAAAATGACTGAAAccgatttgaaaaaaattccattttttaaactgttaaatCTTGAGGCTATTACTCCAGAGAATGATTCATCCacg GCGTGCACAGCCCTGTTGTGGCAAAGTGGGCCAATGAtacttgaaacaaattattttaggtgttatactgttatctataaaattacattcatttaCTCACCGGTCATCACCcactgtttaaattttaag attttcaaaaatcatttattagCTTTCCCACGCAATAATGCAGATCTCGTatgcaaaaataacaatataaaaactggATATgaaaatttttgtattaaaaaaggcACTTTAAAGTTGTTTCCATTTAAAGACTTTGATTTTATTGGTAAACATGTTGTTTGTCAAAAATGCTGTCAAAAGTTTGCTTCAAAATTGTCTTATAAAGCACATGTTGGTACTGGTATTTGTGTTAGAACTTATAATGGGCCGAATCTTATCTATCTTAAATACAAGAACAGAAATTATAGACAAGttcggaaaaaaaataaaagaaaatctgAAGAAGATTTTCACGgtcatgatataaaaaaaaatttgttaaatccTGAAATGTTGAACACTTTACAGACTCGAAATAAAGTCTATTCTGATATAACACACCAGCGAAATAAAGTCAAAGAAAAACCAATGAATAattcagataaaaataatgatgagcCCTCTGTGAAAAAACCTAGAGGAAGACCTAAAAAGaacattattagtaataatgttGAGATTAACCTAAAAAAACGAGGCAGACCTAAGAAGTTAAATGCTGTGACAGTTGATAGCTCAAGTCAAAATGATAACAGTTCAAGTAGTAACCTGGATATTGATGAGTctgaaaaaccaaaaaacctAAACAATTGTAGTCTTGATGATGcattcaataacaatattaatgaagATGGCAAATTACAATCGTTATCTtccaaaatgaaatatttatcaacaaaGTTTtggaaactttttaaaaaagagtGTATACAGAAAGGtgtagatattaataaatatcaaaatcctaCCAAACACCAAACCCAgtataatgaagaaaaaaaaggtgaTTTATCAGCTGAAGAAAAAGAAATTTTTCTTAAGATTGAAGAACTAGAATATGATTTTAAGTTTCTTTCTAAACAGTTTCAGGGTAAGAAAGAATATCCGTTTaatgatgaaataaaattaattctgaCAAAAATTAGTGAAAAGCGTGGTGAAATTAAACAAAGTAAACTGAAGAAGACTGATATGAAGGGATCAATACCAGATGAAGGCAAAGAAAATATTCAACATACACTCCAAAAGAATGATAATGAAACTGAGattgatattaataacataaattttgataaaaatgaaaaatgtataggaatatggataaataatagtaatactgtTTCCCCCACCATAACCATAAAAATGAATGATGGTTGTAAATCCATTAATCGTACAAATGTAgatcattttaaaaaagaatccaCTAATCAGgatagtttaaaaacatttacagtGGATAAAACTCCAAATAATACTAATTcagttaaaaatcatttaaatgatcttggtttaaattatatgtacaaCCCTATATTGAACTGTAGAAAATgcagaaaaaaatttacttcTATTGCTGAATGGAAATTGCATCGTTCTGAACATTtggttaagttaaataaaatatttttatgtaaagttTGTGGACTTAAAttcaaagtatataaaaattttacaaaacatcttaatattcataaaaaaacagaacaaaaaaaatcatatgataaaaaaaatttaaaaaatttagtatgCAAGATATGTAATAAACAGTATGATtaccttagatcatattatgCCCATATTAAAACCCATGCTgatgaataa
- the LOC100573244 gene encoding general transcriptional corepressor trfA isoform X3 — protein sequence MFNTIAKMTETDLKKIPFFKLLNLEAITPENDSSTIFKNHLLAFPRNNADLVCKNNNIKTGYENFCIKKGTLKLFPFKDFDFIGKHVVCQKCCQKFASKLSYKAHVGTGICVRTYNGPNLIYLKYKNRNYRQVRKKNKRKSEEDFHGHDIKKNLLNPEMLNTLQTRNKVYSDITHQRNKVKEKPMNNSDKNNDEPSVKKPRGRPKKNIISNNVEINLKKRGRPKKLNAVTVDSSSQNDNSSSSNLDIDESEKPKNLNNCSLDDAFNNNINEDGKLQSLSSKMKYLSTKFWKLFKKECIQKGVDINKYQNPTKHQTQYNEEKKGDLSAEEKEIFLKIEELEYDFKFLSKQFQGKKEYPFNDEIKLILTKISEKRGEIKQSKLKKTDMKGSIPDEGKENIQHTLQKNDNETEIDINNINFDKNEKCIGIWINNSNTVSPTITIKMNDGCKSINRTNVDHFKKESTNQDSLKTFTVDKTPNNTNSVKNHLNDLGLNYMYNPILNCRKCRKKFTSIAEWKLHRSEHLVKLNKIFLCKVCGLKFKVYKNFTKHLNIHKKTEQKKSYDKKNLKNLVCKICNKQYDYLRSYYAHIKTHADE from the exons atgttcaaTACAAT tgcTAAAATGACTGAAAccgatttgaaaaaaattccattttttaaactgttaaatCTTGAGGCTATTACTCCAGAGAATGATTCATCCacg attttcaaaaatcatttattagCTTTCCCACGCAATAATGCAGATCTCGTatgcaaaaataacaatataaaaactggATATgaaaatttttgtattaaaaaaggcACTTTAAAGTTGTTTCCATTTAAAGACTTTGATTTTATTGGTAAACATGTTGTTTGTCAAAAATGCTGTCAAAAGTTTGCTTCAAAATTGTCTTATAAAGCACATGTTGGTACTGGTATTTGTGTTAGAACTTATAATGGGCCGAATCTTATCTATCTTAAATACAAGAACAGAAATTATAGACAAGttcggaaaaaaaataaaagaaaatctgAAGAAGATTTTCACGgtcatgatataaaaaaaaatttgttaaatccTGAAATGTTGAACACTTTACAGACTCGAAATAAAGTCTATTCTGATATAACACACCAGCGAAATAAAGTCAAAGAAAAACCAATGAATAattcagataaaaataatgatgagcCCTCTGTGAAAAAACCTAGAGGAAGACCTAAAAAGaacattattagtaataatgttGAGATTAACCTAAAAAAACGAGGCAGACCTAAGAAGTTAAATGCTGTGACAGTTGATAGCTCAAGTCAAAATGATAACAGTTCAAGTAGTAACCTGGATATTGATGAGTctgaaaaaccaaaaaacctAAACAATTGTAGTCTTGATGATGcattcaataacaatattaatgaagATGGCAAATTACAATCGTTATCTtccaaaatgaaatatttatcaacaaaGTTTtggaaactttttaaaaaagagtGTATACAGAAAGGtgtagatattaataaatatcaaaatcctaCCAAACACCAAACCCAgtataatgaagaaaaaaaaggtgaTTTATCAGCTGAAGAAAAAGAAATTTTTCTTAAGATTGAAGAACTAGAATATGATTTTAAGTTTCTTTCTAAACAGTTTCAGGGTAAGAAAGAATATCCGTTTaatgatgaaataaaattaattctgaCAAAAATTAGTGAAAAGCGTGGTGAAATTAAACAAAGTAAACTGAAGAAGACTGATATGAAGGGATCAATACCAGATGAAGGCAAAGAAAATATTCAACATACACTCCAAAAGAATGATAATGAAACTGAGattgatattaataacataaattttgataaaaatgaaaaatgtataggaatatggataaataatagtaatactgtTTCCCCCACCATAACCATAAAAATGAATGATGGTTGTAAATCCATTAATCGTACAAATGTAgatcattttaaaaaagaatccaCTAATCAGgatagtttaaaaacatttacagtGGATAAAACTCCAAATAATACTAATTcagttaaaaatcatttaaatgatcttggtttaaattatatgtacaaCCCTATATTGAACTGTAGAAAATgcagaaaaaaatttacttcTATTGCTGAATGGAAATTGCATCGTTCTGAACATTtggttaagttaaataaaatatttttatgtaaagttTGTGGACTTAAAttcaaagtatataaaaattttacaaaacatcttaatattcataaaaaaacagaacaaaaaaaatcatatgataaaaaaaatttaaaaaatttagtatgCAAGATATGTAATAAACAGTATGATtaccttagatcatattatgCCCATATTAAAACCCATGCTgatgaataa
- the LOC100573244 gene encoding general transcriptional corepressor trfA isoform X2 produces MTETDLKKIPFFKLLNLEAITPENDSSTACTALLWQSGPMILETNYFRCYTVIYKITFIYSPVITHCLNFKIFKNHLLAFPRNNADLVCKNNNIKTGYENFCIKKGTLKLFPFKDFDFIGKHVVCQKCCQKFASKLSYKAHVGTGICVRTYNGPNLIYLKYKNRNYRQVRKKNKRKSEEDFHGHDIKKNLLNPEMLNTLQTRNKVYSDITHQRNKVKEKPMNNSDKNNDEPSVKKPRGRPKKNIISNNVEINLKKRGRPKKLNAVTVDSSSQNDNSSSSNLDIDESEKPKNLNNCSLDDAFNNNINEDGKLQSLSSKMKYLSTKFWKLFKKECIQKGVDINKYQNPTKHQTQYNEEKKGDLSAEEKEIFLKIEELEYDFKFLSKQFQGKKEYPFNDEIKLILTKISEKRGEIKQSKLKKTDMKGSIPDEGKENIQHTLQKNDNETEIDINNINFDKNEKCIGIWINNSNTVSPTITIKMNDGCKSINRTNVDHFKKESTNQDSLKTFTVDKTPNNTNSVKNHLNDLGLNYMYNPILNCRKCRKKFTSIAEWKLHRSEHLVKLNKIFLCKVCGLKFKVYKNFTKHLNIHKKTEQKKSYDKKNLKNLVCKICNKQYDYLRSYYAHIKTHADE; encoded by the exons ATGACTGAAAccgatttgaaaaaaattccattttttaaactgttaaatCTTGAGGCTATTACTCCAGAGAATGATTCATCCacg GCGTGCACAGCCCTGTTGTGGCAAAGTGGGCCAATGAtacttgaaacaaattattttaggtgttatactgttatctataaaattacattcatttaCTCACCGGTCATCACCcactgtttaaattttaag attttcaaaaatcatttattagCTTTCCCACGCAATAATGCAGATCTCGTatgcaaaaataacaatataaaaactggATATgaaaatttttgtattaaaaaaggcACTTTAAAGTTGTTTCCATTTAAAGACTTTGATTTTATTGGTAAACATGTTGTTTGTCAAAAATGCTGTCAAAAGTTTGCTTCAAAATTGTCTTATAAAGCACATGTTGGTACTGGTATTTGTGTTAGAACTTATAATGGGCCGAATCTTATCTATCTTAAATACAAGAACAGAAATTATAGACAAGttcggaaaaaaaataaaagaaaatctgAAGAAGATTTTCACGgtcatgatataaaaaaaaatttgttaaatccTGAAATGTTGAACACTTTACAGACTCGAAATAAAGTCTATTCTGATATAACACACCAGCGAAATAAAGTCAAAGAAAAACCAATGAATAattcagataaaaataatgatgagcCCTCTGTGAAAAAACCTAGAGGAAGACCTAAAAAGaacattattagtaataatgttGAGATTAACCTAAAAAAACGAGGCAGACCTAAGAAGTTAAATGCTGTGACAGTTGATAGCTCAAGTCAAAATGATAACAGTTCAAGTAGTAACCTGGATATTGATGAGTctgaaaaaccaaaaaacctAAACAATTGTAGTCTTGATGATGcattcaataacaatattaatgaagATGGCAAATTACAATCGTTATCTtccaaaatgaaatatttatcaacaaaGTTTtggaaactttttaaaaaagagtGTATACAGAAAGGtgtagatattaataaatatcaaaatcctaCCAAACACCAAACCCAgtataatgaagaaaaaaaaggtgaTTTATCAGCTGAAGAAAAAGAAATTTTTCTTAAGATTGAAGAACTAGAATATGATTTTAAGTTTCTTTCTAAACAGTTTCAGGGTAAGAAAGAATATCCGTTTaatgatgaaataaaattaattctgaCAAAAATTAGTGAAAAGCGTGGTGAAATTAAACAAAGTAAACTGAAGAAGACTGATATGAAGGGATCAATACCAGATGAAGGCAAAGAAAATATTCAACATACACTCCAAAAGAATGATAATGAAACTGAGattgatattaataacataaattttgataaaaatgaaaaatgtataggaatatggataaataatagtaatactgtTTCCCCCACCATAACCATAAAAATGAATGATGGTTGTAAATCCATTAATCGTACAAATGTAgatcattttaaaaaagaatccaCTAATCAGgatagtttaaaaacatttacagtGGATAAAACTCCAAATAATACTAATTcagttaaaaatcatttaaatgatcttggtttaaattatatgtacaaCCCTATATTGAACTGTAGAAAATgcagaaaaaaatttacttcTATTGCTGAATGGAAATTGCATCGTTCTGAACATTtggttaagttaaataaaatatttttatgtaaagttTGTGGACTTAAAttcaaagtatataaaaattttacaaaacatcttaatattcataaaaaaacagaacaaaaaaaatcatatgataaaaaaaatttaaaaaatttagtatgCAAGATATGTAATAAACAGTATGATtaccttagatcatattatgCCCATATTAAAACCCATGCTgatgaataa
- the LOC100573244 gene encoding general transcriptional corepressor trfA isoform X4, translated as MTETDLKKIPFFKLLNLEAITPENDSSTIFKNHLLAFPRNNADLVCKNNNIKTGYENFCIKKGTLKLFPFKDFDFIGKHVVCQKCCQKFASKLSYKAHVGTGICVRTYNGPNLIYLKYKNRNYRQVRKKNKRKSEEDFHGHDIKKNLLNPEMLNTLQTRNKVYSDITHQRNKVKEKPMNNSDKNNDEPSVKKPRGRPKKNIISNNVEINLKKRGRPKKLNAVTVDSSSQNDNSSSSNLDIDESEKPKNLNNCSLDDAFNNNINEDGKLQSLSSKMKYLSTKFWKLFKKECIQKGVDINKYQNPTKHQTQYNEEKKGDLSAEEKEIFLKIEELEYDFKFLSKQFQGKKEYPFNDEIKLILTKISEKRGEIKQSKLKKTDMKGSIPDEGKENIQHTLQKNDNETEIDINNINFDKNEKCIGIWINNSNTVSPTITIKMNDGCKSINRTNVDHFKKESTNQDSLKTFTVDKTPNNTNSVKNHLNDLGLNYMYNPILNCRKCRKKFTSIAEWKLHRSEHLVKLNKIFLCKVCGLKFKVYKNFTKHLNIHKKTEQKKSYDKKNLKNLVCKICNKQYDYLRSYYAHIKTHADE; from the exons ATGACTGAAAccgatttgaaaaaaattccattttttaaactgttaaatCTTGAGGCTATTACTCCAGAGAATGATTCATCCacg attttcaaaaatcatttattagCTTTCCCACGCAATAATGCAGATCTCGTatgcaaaaataacaatataaaaactggATATgaaaatttttgtattaaaaaaggcACTTTAAAGTTGTTTCCATTTAAAGACTTTGATTTTATTGGTAAACATGTTGTTTGTCAAAAATGCTGTCAAAAGTTTGCTTCAAAATTGTCTTATAAAGCACATGTTGGTACTGGTATTTGTGTTAGAACTTATAATGGGCCGAATCTTATCTATCTTAAATACAAGAACAGAAATTATAGACAAGttcggaaaaaaaataaaagaaaatctgAAGAAGATTTTCACGgtcatgatataaaaaaaaatttgttaaatccTGAAATGTTGAACACTTTACAGACTCGAAATAAAGTCTATTCTGATATAACACACCAGCGAAATAAAGTCAAAGAAAAACCAATGAATAattcagataaaaataatgatgagcCCTCTGTGAAAAAACCTAGAGGAAGACCTAAAAAGaacattattagtaataatgttGAGATTAACCTAAAAAAACGAGGCAGACCTAAGAAGTTAAATGCTGTGACAGTTGATAGCTCAAGTCAAAATGATAACAGTTCAAGTAGTAACCTGGATATTGATGAGTctgaaaaaccaaaaaacctAAACAATTGTAGTCTTGATGATGcattcaataacaatattaatgaagATGGCAAATTACAATCGTTATCTtccaaaatgaaatatttatcaacaaaGTTTtggaaactttttaaaaaagagtGTATACAGAAAGGtgtagatattaataaatatcaaaatcctaCCAAACACCAAACCCAgtataatgaagaaaaaaaaggtgaTTTATCAGCTGAAGAAAAAGAAATTTTTCTTAAGATTGAAGAACTAGAATATGATTTTAAGTTTCTTTCTAAACAGTTTCAGGGTAAGAAAGAATATCCGTTTaatgatgaaataaaattaattctgaCAAAAATTAGTGAAAAGCGTGGTGAAATTAAACAAAGTAAACTGAAGAAGACTGATATGAAGGGATCAATACCAGATGAAGGCAAAGAAAATATTCAACATACACTCCAAAAGAATGATAATGAAACTGAGattgatattaataacataaattttgataaaaatgaaaaatgtataggaatatggataaataatagtaatactgtTTCCCCCACCATAACCATAAAAATGAATGATGGTTGTAAATCCATTAATCGTACAAATGTAgatcattttaaaaaagaatccaCTAATCAGgatagtttaaaaacatttacagtGGATAAAACTCCAAATAATACTAATTcagttaaaaatcatttaaatgatcttggtttaaattatatgtacaaCCCTATATTGAACTGTAGAAAATgcagaaaaaaatttacttcTATTGCTGAATGGAAATTGCATCGTTCTGAACATTtggttaagttaaataaaatatttttatgtaaagttTGTGGACTTAAAttcaaagtatataaaaattttacaaaacatcttaatattcataaaaaaacagaacaaaaaaaatcatatgataaaaaaaatttaaaaaatttagtatgCAAGATATGTAATAAACAGTATGATtaccttagatcatattatgCCCATATTAAAACCCATGCTgatgaataa